In Vibrio hippocampi, the following are encoded in one genomic region:
- a CDS encoding amino acid ABC transporter ATP-binding protein yields the protein MSLVSIDQVHKYYGENHVLKGVDLKVKAGEVVSIIGRSGSGKSTLLRCLNGLESYEEGAIVVDRQAVEDDDYKLRILSRSVGMVFQSFNLFPHKTAGENIMLAPMLVLKKSREEAKVLAQELLEKVGLADKFDAYPSNLSGGQQQRVAIARSLAMSPKVLLCDEITSALDPELVGEVLRVLEQLKAEGMTLILVTHEMNFARDVGDRVVFMNQGKVWESGDSQAVFADPQTAELQAFLSAVR from the coding sequence ATGTCACTCGTTAGTATCGATCAAGTCCATAAATATTATGGCGAAAACCACGTATTGAAAGGCGTTGACCTAAAGGTTAAGGCTGGAGAAGTGGTGTCTATTATAGGTCGAAGCGGTTCTGGTAAAAGCACCTTGCTGCGCTGTTTGAATGGTTTAGAAAGCTATGAAGAGGGCGCCATCGTCGTTGACCGTCAGGCAGTGGAAGATGATGACTACAAGTTGCGAATCCTTAGTCGCAGCGTCGGAATGGTGTTTCAAAGCTTTAATCTCTTTCCCCACAAGACCGCAGGGGAAAATATCATGCTAGCGCCGATGCTGGTGCTGAAAAAGAGTCGTGAAGAAGCCAAAGTGCTGGCTCAAGAACTGCTCGAAAAAGTGGGTCTAGCCGACAAGTTTGATGCTTACCCAAGCAACTTATCCGGTGGACAACAGCAGCGCGTGGCGATTGCTCGCTCTCTGGCGATGTCACCTAAAGTATTACTGTGTGATGAGATCACCTCCGCACTGGATCCCGAATTGGTCGGTGAAGTGCTGCGCGTACTTGAACAATTAAAAGCCGAGGGCATGACGCTGATTTTGGTGACCCACGAAATGAATTTTGCCCGAGATGTGGGTGATCGCGTGGTGTTTATGAACCAAGGAAAGGTGTGGGAAAGTGGCGATAGCCAAGCGGTATTTGCTGATCCACAAACTGCAGAGTTACAAGCGTTCCTGTCTGCGGTTCGTTAA
- a CDS encoding chromate transporter: MQKQKDLAAAFFRIGIFGFGGGPTMIPLVHKEVVDNYKWMSDDEFSNVLAIGNTLPGPIATKMAGYIGYKVGGTIGCINAVIATIIPIIIVMIAGLGLLNEYRDKPWVAGMAQGVIPVVTWMMVKLSYDFLLKGHKALGMVAMAFGVVASIALIAWLNVHPGLVVGAVIVAVLCKPSQSKPKPESEPKQEAKLEPETTQKLNTEDNKG; this comes from the coding sequence ATGCAAAAACAAAAAGACCTCGCCGCGGCGTTTTTCCGCATCGGCATATTTGGGTTTGGTGGGGGACCGACCATGATCCCGCTTGTTCATAAGGAAGTGGTCGATAATTATAAGTGGATGTCGGATGATGAATTCTCCAACGTTCTCGCCATTGGTAATACGCTGCCGGGTCCTATCGCGACGAAGATGGCAGGCTATATTGGCTATAAAGTAGGCGGCACCATCGGCTGCATTAATGCCGTGATTGCGACCATTATTCCTATTATCATCGTGATGATTGCGGGCTTAGGTTTGCTTAACGAATATCGTGATAAGCCTTGGGTTGCGGGGATGGCGCAAGGGGTGATTCCTGTAGTGACTTGGATGATGGTCAAGCTGAGCTATGACTTTTTGTTAAAAGGTCATAAAGCGCTTGGCATGGTCGCGATGGCTTTTGGCGTCGTGGCGTCGATAGCGCTGATCGCTTGGCTTAATGTTCATCCCGGATTGGTGGTGGGCGCGGTCATCGTTGCCGTTCTATGCAAGCCAAGCCAGTCTAAGCCCAAGCCAGAATCTGAGCCCAAACAAGAAGCTAAGCTTGAGCCAGAAACAACTCAAAAGTTAAACACAGAAGACAATAAGGGATAA
- a CDS encoding gamma-glutamyltransferase family protein yields MTFQTSFTAPHYEAAQVGQRILDQGGTASEAMVAAAAMVAVQYPHMNGIGGDGFWLICRQGQAPVAIDACGRSASQLDVDDYRTRGDELPESGGEASITMAGTISGWQKALQLNAGVASLHDLLAPAIEAAREGIEVTQSLADASKKTLMRLQHLPEFAKLFLNEGQPLKVGDTVCNVALANTLSRLAQVGLDDFYRGEIAQQAAQELAQLGSPLTLEDFHQHDAVVTEPLTVSTSKGQLYNLGAPTQGLASLLIIAIYDQLAEQADSELDHIHLLVEATKQAFIIRDQVITDPDHLSQPLDTYLTPEVIRGCADQVSMTQALPWPHHAKPGDTVWMGASDQYGTMVSFIQSIYWEFGSGVVLPSSGILWNVRGKSFSLHPEHHNVLAANKKPFHTLNPAYAELNDGTRMVYGTMGGEGQPQTQACLFSRHLYQNMPLSQAVSLPRWLLGRTWGDSSNNLRLEEDLYSVYATPLTDLGHEVSQVDSLNELMGHAGAIAVDKHGKATATSDPRSDGESFVGEEE; encoded by the coding sequence ATGACGTTTCAAACCTCTTTTACTGCGCCGCATTATGAGGCGGCTCAAGTCGGTCAGCGCATTCTGGATCAGGGCGGAACGGCGAGTGAAGCCATGGTTGCGGCGGCGGCGATGGTTGCGGTGCAATATCCGCATATGAACGGTATTGGCGGTGATGGTTTTTGGCTTATTTGTCGTCAAGGACAAGCGCCGGTGGCGATTGATGCCTGCGGGCGTTCGGCGTCACAACTGGACGTCGATGACTATCGAACACGGGGCGATGAACTGCCAGAAAGTGGCGGTGAAGCTTCAATTACCATGGCTGGCACCATTTCGGGTTGGCAAAAAGCGTTGCAACTTAATGCGGGTGTTGCGTCACTGCACGATCTGCTTGCGCCTGCCATTGAAGCGGCGCGAGAAGGTATTGAGGTCACGCAAAGCTTGGCTGATGCCAGTAAGAAAACCTTGATGCGATTACAGCATCTTCCTGAGTTTGCCAAACTGTTTCTTAACGAGGGACAGCCGCTGAAAGTCGGCGATACGGTGTGTAATGTCGCGTTGGCAAACACCTTGAGTCGCTTGGCTCAGGTTGGCTTAGATGACTTCTACCGCGGCGAGATCGCCCAGCAAGCGGCGCAAGAATTGGCGCAACTCGGCAGTCCATTAACTCTTGAGGATTTTCATCAGCACGATGCGGTAGTTACAGAGCCATTGACGGTATCAACCTCAAAGGGACAGCTTTATAACCTTGGCGCACCGACACAAGGCTTAGCGTCGCTGCTGATTATTGCCATCTACGATCAACTGGCCGAGCAAGCCGACAGCGAACTCGATCATATTCATCTATTGGTCGAAGCAACCAAACAAGCGTTTATTATTCGTGATCAGGTGATCACTGACCCAGATCATTTGTCGCAACCTCTCGACACGTATCTGACGCCAGAGGTGATTCGTGGTTGTGCAGATCAAGTGTCGATGACGCAAGCACTGCCTTGGCCACATCACGCCAAACCCGGCGACACCGTCTGGATGGGGGCGAGCGATCAATACGGCACCATGGTCAGTTTTATTCAAAGTATCTACTGGGAATTTGGTTCCGGTGTGGTACTGCCTTCTAGCGGTATTTTGTGGAATGTGCGTGGCAAGAGTTTTTCTCTGCATCCGGAGCACCACAACGTTCTTGCCGCCAATAAGAAACCGTTTCATACCCTAAACCCCGCTTACGCTGAGCTTAATGATGGCACGCGCATGGTCTACGGCACCATGGGAGGCGAGGGGCAACCACAGACGCAAGCTTGTCTGTTTAGTCGTCATCTGTATCAAAACATGCCCCTGTCGCAAGCGGTCTCGTTGCCGCGCTGGCTATTGGGCAGAACATGGGGCGATAGCAGCAACAATTTGCGTTTGGAAGAGGACCTTTATTCGGTCTACGCAACACCACTGACTGACCTGGGACACGAAGTGTCTCAGGTCGACAGTTTAAATGAATTAATGGGGCACGCTGGCGCGATTGCTGTCGATAAACATGGAAAAGCCACCGCAACTAGCGATCCACGCAGCGATGGCGAAAGTTTTGTAGGAGAAGAAGAATGA
- a CDS encoding pyridoxal-phosphate-dependent aminotransferase family protein encodes MTTHTLFETLNPPQRLLMGPGPINAYPRVHQAISQSLIGQYDPVMTGYMTQVQSLYRGVFHTENQQTMLVDGTARSGIEAVLVSVLKPGDKVLIPIIGRFGHLLCEIAERVGAVVRTIEIEWGEVCPAELVEKEIKAFGPKLLATVQGDTSTTMNQPLKEFGELCQKYDVLFYCDATASIAGNELKVDEWHLDAVSAGLQKCLGGPSGSAPITLSDHCAEVINRRKHVEAGIKADHHQNGSDEIIRSNYFDLAMIMDYWGPERLNHHTEATSMLYAARECARLFLEEGADEVISRHKTAGDAMARGLQAMGLELFGNPNYKMNNVVGVYIPQQVDGDKVRQELLNSFGIEIGTSFGPLHGKIWRIGTMGYNARQEAVLTTLAALEAILVRNKAKIIQGQAVIAAMEYYA; translated from the coding sequence ATGACCACCCATACACTGTTTGAAACCCTTAACCCACCGCAGCGTTTACTCATGGGACCGGGTCCAATCAACGCTTACCCAAGGGTTCATCAAGCGATCTCGCAATCTTTGATTGGTCAGTACGATCCGGTGATGACGGGTTATATGACTCAAGTTCAGTCTCTATATCGCGGTGTGTTCCATACCGAGAATCAACAAACCATGCTAGTGGATGGAACGGCGCGTTCGGGTATTGAAGCGGTACTGGTTTCGGTGCTGAAACCCGGTGACAAAGTGCTGATCCCGATCATTGGTCGCTTTGGGCATCTATTGTGTGAGATTGCCGAGCGTGTCGGTGCCGTGGTACGAACGATTGAGATTGAGTGGGGCGAAGTGTGTCCGGCTGAGTTAGTCGAAAAAGAGATCAAAGCCTTTGGTCCTAAACTGCTGGCGACGGTACAGGGCGACACCTCAACCACCATGAATCAGCCGCTTAAAGAGTTTGGCGAGCTATGTCAAAAATACGATGTGCTGTTCTACTGTGATGCAACGGCGTCTATTGCTGGCAACGAATTAAAAGTCGATGAATGGCATCTTGATGCGGTATCGGCAGGGCTACAAAAGTGTTTAGGTGGGCCATCGGGCAGTGCGCCAATCACGTTAAGCGATCACTGTGCTGAAGTGATTAATCGCCGCAAGCACGTTGAAGCTGGCATCAAAGCCGACCATCACCAAAATGGCAGCGATGAAATTATTCGTTCTAACTATTTCGACCTTGCCATGATTATGGATTACTGGGGTCCCGAGCGCCTTAACCATCACACCGAAGCGACCAGTATGTTATATGCCGCGCGCGAGTGCGCCAGACTGTTCCTTGAAGAGGGAGCGGATGAGGTGATTTCTCGCCATAAGACGGCGGGTGATGCGATGGCAAGAGGTCTGCAAGCTATGGGACTTGAGCTGTTTGGTAACCCAAATTACAAAATGAATAACGTGGTTGGCGTTTATATTCCGCAACAAGTGGACGGTGACAAGGTTCGTCAAGAGCTACTGAACAGCTTTGGTATCGAAATCGGCACCTCGTTTGGTCCGCTACACGGCAAGATCTGGCGCATTGGCACTATGGGCTACAACGCTCGTCAAGAAGCGGTGTTAACCACATTAGCGGCGCTGGAAGCCATCCTAGTGCGCAACAAAGCGAAAATCATTCAGGGACAAGCTGTGATTGCAGCGATGGAATATTACGCTTAA
- a CDS encoding amino acid ABC transporter permease — MVEFSDWDILRNLLLAARWTLLLSLLAFLFGGALGALLTFLHSTKNTFFTALIKVYVELFQGTPLLMQLFLTFFGLSLIGIEVSPWTAAILSLTLFSSAYFHDIWRGCIEALPKGQWEASKTLGLTYFNTMKHVIAPQAFKISIAPTVGFSVQIVKGTALASIIGFVELTKAGTMLNNATFQPFKVFAFVALLYFMMCFPLSVYARYLENKNHVTR; from the coding sequence ATGGTCGAATTTTCTGATTGGGATATTTTACGTAACTTATTGCTAGCAGCAAGGTGGACACTATTGCTGTCGCTGTTGGCGTTTCTTTTTGGTGGGGCATTAGGGGCGTTATTGACTTTTTTGCACAGCACCAAAAACACATTTTTCACTGCGTTGATTAAGGTTTATGTGGAGCTATTTCAAGGCACTCCGCTATTAATGCAGCTGTTTTTGACCTTTTTCGGGCTATCGCTTATCGGTATTGAGGTCAGCCCGTGGACGGCGGCAATTTTGTCACTGACGCTATTTAGCAGCGCCTACTTCCATGATATCTGGCGCGGCTGTATTGAAGCGTTACCTAAAGGTCAATGGGAAGCATCAAAGACCTTGGGATTGACGTATTTTAATACCATGAAGCATGTGATTGCACCGCAAGCGTTTAAGATTTCTATCGCTCCCACCGTTGGCTTTTCGGTACAGATCGTTAAAGGAACCGCGTTGGCGTCCATTATCGGATTTGTCGAGCTCACCAAAGCGGGCACGATGCTCAATAACGCCACGTTTCAACCTTTTAAAGTGTTCGCTTTTGTCGCGTTGCTCTACTTCATGATGTGCTTTCCGCTGTCTGTTTACGCTCGTTATTTGGAGAATAAAAACCATGTCACTCGTTAG
- a CDS encoding allantoate amidohydrolase, whose protein sequence is MDHSKAFRIMQQADKLAEFTSMQGGLTRTYLSAQHKQAHQQLANWMTSAGLTTWQDSVGNQWGRKAASNLDAPILILGSHSDTVADAGKYDGNLGVLLAISALEQLQDVEFPFHIDVVAFADEEGTRFDTTLIGSSAVAGIFDPRWLAIEDGEQISMAQAMQTFGLDPQQAGKDRLACEKVLAYLEVHIEQGPVLEAADRAVGVVTGIAGAKRYQLSVKGMAGHAGTVPIGMRADAMCGAAQMTSAIEAYAKQHNLVATVGKCDVVSGSVNVIPGEVNFTLDIRSLEQDSLEKACDDLLTELSVIAEQRGLTFAHQLFYQAQAVPCSERLQQAWGDVVAKVTDKSVTFLPSGAGHDALAMAHLTEVGMLFVRCEKGISHHPLESVMQEDVAVALECTKQMLLAQLRAYGDQSDQ, encoded by the coding sequence ATGGATCATAGCAAGGCATTTAGGATTATGCAGCAAGCCGACAAGTTAGCCGAGTTTACCTCTATGCAAGGGGGATTAACTCGCACCTACTTGTCCGCGCAACATAAGCAAGCGCATCAGCAGTTGGCGAATTGGATGACGTCCGCAGGTTTAACCACGTGGCAAGATAGCGTCGGCAATCAGTGGGGACGCAAAGCCGCCAGCAATCTAGACGCGCCGATTTTGATCCTCGGCTCTCACAGCGACACGGTCGCGGATGCCGGAAAATACGACGGTAATCTTGGGGTTCTATTGGCGATATCGGCGCTGGAACAGCTGCAAGACGTTGAGTTTCCGTTTCATATTGATGTGGTTGCTTTTGCCGATGAAGAAGGCACACGATTTGACACCACCTTGATTGGCTCAAGCGCCGTGGCGGGTATATTCGACCCGCGCTGGTTAGCGATTGAAGATGGCGAACAGATCTCTATGGCGCAAGCGATGCAAACCTTTGGTCTTGATCCGCAACAGGCAGGCAAAGATCGCTTAGCCTGCGAAAAGGTATTGGCGTATCTTGAGGTTCATATTGAACAAGGACCGGTATTGGAAGCCGCTGATCGCGCCGTCGGTGTGGTCACGGGCATTGCTGGGGCGAAGCGTTATCAATTGAGCGTTAAAGGTATGGCGGGACATGCTGGCACGGTGCCGATTGGTATGCGCGCCGATGCCATGTGTGGCGCTGCGCAGATGACCTCGGCGATTGAGGCGTATGCCAAGCAACACAATTTGGTGGCGACGGTGGGTAAATGCGATGTGGTGTCGGGTTCTGTCAATGTGATCCCCGGCGAGGTCAATTTTACCCTCGATATTCGTAGCTTAGAGCAAGATAGCCTTGAGAAAGCGTGCGACGACCTGCTTACTGAGTTAAGTGTGATTGCTGAGCAACGAGGACTGACGTTTGCCCATCAACTGTTTTATCAGGCGCAAGCCGTACCGTGCAGCGAACGTTTGCAGCAAGCTTGGGGTGATGTGGTGGCAAAAGTCACCGATAAATCGGTCACTTTCTTGCCAAGCGGTGCGGGTCATGACGCTTTGGCGATGGCGCATTTAACCGAAGTCGGTATGTTGTTTGTACGCTGCGAAAAAGGCATCAGCCATCACCCGTTAGAGTCGGTGATGCAAGAAGATGTGGCGGTTGCTCTGGAATGTACCAAGCAGATGTTATTGGCTCAGTTAAGGGCTTATGGTGACCAAAGTGATCAATAG
- the catB gene encoding type B chloramphenicol O-acetyltransferase: MMNYFESPFSGVPLLEQVTNPNIIVGKHSYYSGYYHGHGFDECARYLNPDRDDVDKLIIGSYCSIGSGAVFMMAGNQGHRNDWISTFPFFYQDHADFAEAQDGFLRAGDTVIGNDVWIGSEAMIMSGVNVGHGAIIASRAVVTKDVAPYEVVGSNPAKHIKYRFTETEIAMLLEMEWWHWSESTLKHAMKHLCSSDIAGLYQYWQSEVRI; the protein is encoded by the coding sequence ATGATGAATTATTTTGAATCGCCTTTTTCGGGAGTACCGCTCCTAGAACAAGTCACCAACCCCAACATTATCGTTGGTAAACACAGCTACTATTCCGGCTATTATCATGGTCACGGCTTTGATGAATGTGCGCGTTATCTCAACCCGGACAGGGATGATGTCGATAAGTTAATCATTGGCAGTTACTGCTCCATTGGTTCTGGTGCTGTGTTTATGATGGCAGGCAACCAAGGTCACCGAAACGATTGGATTAGTACCTTTCCATTTTTCTATCAAGACCATGCGGACTTTGCTGAAGCGCAAGATGGCTTTTTGCGTGCAGGTGACACCGTGATCGGCAACGATGTCTGGATTGGCTCAGAAGCGATGATTATGTCTGGCGTCAACGTAGGACATGGCGCCATTATTGCCAGTCGTGCCGTGGTCACTAAGGATGTCGCGCCTTATGAAGTGGTGGGTTCTAATCCGGCGAAACACATTAAATATCGATTTACCGAAACGGAAATCGCCATGCTGCTAGAGATGGAATGGTGGCACTGGTCAGAATCCACTCTCAAGCACGCGATGAAACATCTTTGCTCCAGTGATATTGCAGGTTTGTATCAATATTGGCAGTCGGAAGTGCGTATATAA
- a CDS encoding chromate transporter, producing the protein MQIYLDIFLAFFIPNIVGYGGGPAIIPLIEAQVVGHYAWMDAAQFAEVLALGNALPSPIATKMAGYIGYEMGGTLGACIAIFATVAPTIIIMLVAMGVLYKYRNSPKVKALSAWVLPIIFTLMALLSYKLVLSGTQAGWGHFVLLFVVAGICLEKLKVHPTYVICASLAYGAILL; encoded by the coding sequence ATGCAGATCTATCTTGATATCTTTCTTGCCTTCTTTATTCCCAACATCGTCGGTTACGGTGGCGGTCCTGCGATCATTCCACTGATTGAGGCGCAAGTGGTGGGGCATTATGCGTGGATGGACGCGGCACAATTTGCTGAAGTATTAGCGCTGGGTAACGCACTACCTTCACCTATCGCAACTAAAATGGCGGGCTATATTGGCTATGAAATGGGCGGGACTTTAGGGGCATGCATCGCCATTTTTGCCACGGTGGCACCGACCATTATCATCATGCTGGTCGCGATGGGTGTGCTGTACAAATACCGCAACTCGCCAAAAGTCAAAGCGTTAAGTGCTTGGGTTCTGCCGATTATTTTTACCCTAATGGCACTGCTGAGCTACAAACTGGTGTTGTCAGGCACACAAGCAGGTTGGGGACATTTTGTGCTGCTGTTTGTTGTCGCTGGCATCTGTTTGGAAAAGCTAAAGGTTCATCCAACCTATGTGATATGCGCCAGTTTAGCCTATGGGGCGATTCTGCTTTAG
- a CDS encoding amidase has product MERDRRVYCTQGPERLEPLQSGRLDGLSFVFKDLFDVEGYVTGAGNPAWLDSHDHAQSTTPLILDLLSDGALCQGRVQTDELAYSLNGINVHYGTPINPVAPDSLPGGSSSGSAVAVASGDVDFAIGTDTGGSVRVPASYCGLYGLRPTLGGLSLEHSFTLSQSFDTAGIFSRELTILSQVFQTLRGESAAGSAASRVLLDTRMKSLMGPERLARLSYLLDKADIQLVEKELLAEADYGLEQLSFMFRTIQGYEIIQRHEAWLQQWQHTLAAPIQERVAWSRQLTRDDYLGAQKQQAEFTQWLTGVLADENAQLLLPTTPGAPPKLTMPEAELAQYRSDLMGLTSLAGLAGLPQLHIPLHSLAQGPAGFSLLGSANSEVSLIATASRLITGDA; this is encoded by the coding sequence ATGGAAAGGGATCGCCGAGTCTATTGCACACAAGGTCCAGAACGGCTGGAGCCGCTTCAATCTGGTCGCTTGGATGGGTTGAGTTTTGTGTTTAAAGACCTGTTTGATGTAGAAGGCTATGTGACGGGTGCTGGCAATCCGGCATGGCTTGATAGCCACGATCACGCCCAATCCACCACGCCATTGATTTTAGATCTGCTGTCAGACGGAGCACTTTGCCAAGGGCGAGTTCAGACGGATGAACTCGCCTACAGCTTAAACGGGATTAACGTCCATTATGGTACGCCTATTAACCCCGTCGCTCCCGATTCGTTACCCGGAGGTTCATCAAGTGGCAGCGCGGTCGCGGTGGCGAGTGGCGATGTGGATTTTGCTATTGGGACAGACACCGGAGGCTCGGTTCGCGTGCCTGCCAGTTATTGTGGTTTATATGGTTTACGCCCCACTTTGGGCGGCTTGTCTCTTGAGCATAGCTTTACCTTGTCACAAAGCTTCGATACCGCGGGCATCTTCAGTCGTGAACTGACGATTTTGAGTCAAGTATTCCAGACGTTGCGAGGCGAATCAGCAGCAGGTTCCGCCGCATCGAGAGTACTGCTCGATACTCGCATGAAGTCATTGATGGGACCGGAAAGATTAGCGCGTCTGAGTTATCTGCTGGACAAGGCGGATATCCAGCTTGTAGAGAAAGAGCTGTTGGCTGAAGCGGATTACGGTTTGGAGCAATTAAGCTTTATGTTTAGAACCATCCAAGGCTACGAAATCATCCAACGCCATGAAGCGTGGTTGCAACAGTGGCAACATACGCTGGCAGCACCCATTCAAGAGCGTGTGGCTTGGTCACGCCAATTAACCCGTGACGATTACCTTGGTGCTCAAAAGCAGCAAGCCGAGTTTACCCAATGGCTGACAGGCGTATTGGCGGATGAAAATGCTCAGTTATTGTTGCCCACGACACCGGGCGCACCACCTAAACTTACCATGCCAGAGGCAGAGCTTGCGCAGTATCGCTCCGATCTGATGGGATTAACGAGTTTGGCGGGACTTGCAGGCTTACCTCAATTACATATTCCTTTGCACAGCTTGGCACAAGGTCCGGCAGGATTTTCACTGCTGGGTTCGGCAAACAGTGAAGTATCGCTGATTGCCACGGCAAGCCGCTTAATCACAGGAGACGCATAA
- a CDS encoding DUF5718 family protein: MINSSDDLVLGIAGNSPGYLAQTGEIKAFSANQRQQHGPKALFPIYVKGHDSFLGTAPFCQVQLRLPASREAVTQMEPELAVRFKVEYGQAGDVAELRPFALSLINDATHRNRVVTKLAQKKNWGPQSKGALEQQIAIDSLQIEGMEHYRICGFLGREGQWHQCSEDVSVSQYTVFSQALCDWLVQRIAQQRDESVLDDIGQLLVQAGCPRSITVAIGAPSYTEACRDHQLQHGDEMVVCLYDQRRYQFDEIQTQITEPELDSVDCQHKLVLRQRVISDQESVK; encoded by the coding sequence GTGATCAATAGCAGTGACGATTTGGTGTTGGGGATCGCTGGCAACTCTCCCGGCTATTTGGCGCAAACAGGTGAGATTAAGGCATTTAGCGCCAATCAACGGCAACAGCATGGACCCAAAGCCCTGTTTCCTATTTATGTGAAAGGGCATGATAGCTTTCTGGGCACCGCGCCTTTTTGCCAAGTTCAACTACGTTTGCCTGCGTCGCGAGAGGCGGTAACGCAAATGGAACCTGAGTTGGCGGTACGATTTAAGGTAGAGTATGGTCAAGCGGGAGACGTTGCTGAGCTGCGCCCCTTTGCGCTGAGCTTGATTAACGACGCAACCCATAGAAACCGTGTCGTGACCAAGTTAGCACAAAAGAAAAATTGGGGACCACAGTCTAAAGGCGCACTTGAACAGCAAATAGCGATTGATTCGCTGCAAATTGAGGGCATGGAACACTATCGGATTTGCGGTTTTCTGGGGCGCGAAGGGCAGTGGCATCAATGCAGTGAGGATGTCTCGGTGTCACAATATACCGTGTTTTCTCAGGCACTGTGCGACTGGTTGGTTCAGCGTATTGCGCAGCAGCGCGATGAATCGGTACTGGATGATATCGGTCAACTCTTGGTGCAAGCCGGTTGCCCTCGTTCTATTACGGTCGCCATTGGTGCGCCCAGTTACACCGAAGCGTGCCGTGACCATCAACTGCAACACGGTGATGAGATGGTCGTCTGTCTTTATGATCAGCGCCGTTACCAATTTGATGAAATACAGACGCAGATAACAGAACCCGAGCTAGATAGTGTCGATTGCCAGCATAAGTTAGTGTTGCGACAGCGCGTGATCAGCGATCAAGAATCAGTGAAGTAA
- a CDS encoding MurR/RpiR family transcriptional regulator → MTNPMTERIAQHYADLTQNSRRIADYLLVNPEKILMLSTNEIAQECSVSKASVSRFIRKLGYQDHGCLRTELLDERDKGTPMATLSDATGFNAELAALESMWAQIESIDLEPIIDALMNSKRIKLIGYRNSYPVAMHFRQQLLQCRQQVDLLPLPGQTIGEDIASIDEQDFIVLIGIRRRVHGFAELIERLPSHQTLLITDQTGIHYQSQAACTLVCPMGNDRPLDSYAAPMALISYLSNRVYDKLGRKATKVSESVSQTYSVLNELE, encoded by the coding sequence ATGACCAACCCTATGACCGAACGCATTGCACAACATTATGCCGATTTGACGCAAAATAGTCGTCGCATCGCCGACTATTTGCTGGTGAATCCAGAAAAGATCTTGATGTTGTCGACCAATGAAATTGCTCAAGAGTGTTCGGTCTCCAAGGCGAGTGTCAGTCGTTTTATCCGTAAATTGGGCTATCAAGATCATGGCTGTTTGCGAACTGAATTGCTCGATGAGCGTGATAAAGGCACACCGATGGCCACGTTATCGGATGCCACCGGTTTTAACGCCGAACTCGCCGCGTTAGAAAGCATGTGGGCACAAATTGAAAGCATCGATCTTGAGCCTATCATTGACGCTTTGATGAACAGCAAAAGAATCAAACTGATTGGTTATCGCAATAGCTATCCGGTCGCTATGCACTTTAGGCAACAACTGTTGCAGTGTCGCCAGCAGGTGGATCTCTTGCCATTGCCGGGACAAACCATCGGCGAAGATATAGCCTCAATTGATGAGCAAGATTTCATCGTATTAATTGGTATTCGCCGTCGTGTCCATGGCTTTGCCGAGTTGATTGAACGATTACCGAGCCATCAAACGCTGTTGATTACCGACCAAACTGGCATTCATTACCAATCACAGGCTGCCTGCACCTTAGTTTGCCCAATGGGCAACGACCGACCACTGGATAGCTATGCCGCACCGATGGCGCTCATCTCTTATTTGAGCAACCGTGTTTACGACAAATTGGGACGCAAAGCGACAAAGGTCAGTGAGTCGGTCAGTCAAACCTACTCAGTTTTGAACGAATTAGAATAA